One region of Sebaldella sp. S0638 genomic DNA includes:
- a CDS encoding N-acetylmuramoyl-L-alanine amidase codes for MKILLDIGHGGSRKSSSGKIIRDFGAVNQNYKTDEFHWNENFVKNYLIQEFQKNNLNYEIILRKTDTEELVSDLNKAAQTGDIILSFHLNSDIKASGTEVLYWETSINGKKLAGLLQKKLTDVLKLPDRGIKGRRKPKDTKDALNQRGWTMFKNTKVPFVMMESFFITNSKDLETGNKNIAAMAKAVTEAVLEFREGKK; via the coding sequence ATGAAAATATTGTTGGATATAGGACACGGAGGAAGCAGAAAATCTTCATCAGGAAAAATAATAAGAGATTTTGGCGCAGTTAACCAGAATTATAAAACAGATGAATTTCACTGGAATGAAAATTTTGTGAAAAATTATCTGATACAGGAATTTCAGAAAAATAATCTGAATTATGAAATTATCCTGAGGAAAACAGATACCGAAGAATTAGTAAGTGATTTGAACAAAGCAGCTCAGACTGGCGACATTATTTTATCCTTTCATCTGAACAGCGATATAAAAGCTTCGGGAACCGAGGTACTTTACTGGGAAACTAGCATAAACGGGAAAAAGCTCGCAGGTTTGCTGCAAAAGAAACTCACAGATGTGCTAAAACTTCCTGACAGAGGAATAAAGGGAAGAAGAAAGCCCAAAGACACTAAAGACGCTCTTAATCAAAGAGGATGGACAATGTTTAAGAATACAAAAGTTCCTTTTGTGATGATGGAAAGCTTTTTTATTACAAACAGCAAGGATTTGGAAACAGGAAATAAAAATATAGCTGCAATGGCAAAAGCTGTGACAGAAGCAGTTTTAGAATTCAGGGAGGGGAAAAAATGA
- a CDS encoding YifB family Mg chelatase-like AAA ATPase, with translation MAITILSASFTGMNSYIVNVEVDIFNGLPGFSIVGMGDTAIIESRERIRSSLKNIDVIFPAKKVVVNLSPADIRKKGSQFDLSICTGILANLGYIENMARLEKYLILGELSLNCAVKSCKGIINAVILAKNNNLEGIIIPYENYKEASLIKGIKIVPVKNLNDVFRFLNEGKYYTIKNTEPESELHIDDIDFSDIKGQSHAKRAAEIAAAGGHNLFLIGDPGSGKSMIAKRVITILPHMHEEEIIETTRIYSIVGMLSPEFPVVSQRPFRAPHHTASTVSLVGGSQRPGEISLALNGILFLDELGEYPLKLLEVLRQPLEDGKVTISRADFSAVYPVSMILITASNPSPSGYFPDDPRCTDTLRDIKRYIKKFSGPLLDRMDLYVELKKLSHTEILSMTKGESSSEIKKRVLKARKIQYFRYKSIKLNKDMKKKDIEKYCELTDEMFEFLNSVIEKFDLSARAYDKVLKVARTIADLEGTENIQIHHLSEALNYRKK, from the coding sequence ATGGCTATTACTATTTTAAGTGCCAGTTTTACAGGGATGAATTCATATATTGTAAATGTGGAAGTGGATATTTTTAATGGATTACCCGGTTTTTCCATTGTGGGAATGGGTGATACGGCTATTATAGAAAGCAGAGAGAGAATACGAAGCAGTCTGAAAAATATAGATGTTATTTTTCCTGCTAAAAAAGTCGTGGTGAATCTTTCTCCAGCAGATATCAGAAAAAAAGGAAGCCAGTTTGACCTGAGTATATGTACAGGAATACTGGCTAATTTAGGTTATATTGAAAATATGGCACGGCTGGAAAAGTATCTCATCTTAGGAGAACTTTCACTAAACTGCGCCGTAAAAAGCTGTAAAGGAATAATAAACGCTGTTATTCTTGCCAAAAACAATAATCTTGAAGGTATTATAATCCCATATGAGAATTACAAAGAAGCCTCATTAATAAAAGGAATAAAAATAGTTCCCGTAAAGAATCTAAATGATGTATTCAGATTTTTAAACGAAGGGAAATACTATACGATAAAAAACACAGAGCCTGAATCTGAACTTCACATTGACGATATAGATTTCTCCGATATCAAAGGTCAGTCCCATGCTAAACGAGCTGCTGAAATAGCTGCTGCCGGCGGACATAATCTGTTTCTTATTGGTGATCCTGGTTCGGGAAAATCCATGATAGCTAAAAGGGTTATCACTATACTCCCTCATATGCATGAAGAAGAAATAATAGAAACTACACGTATATACAGTATCGTAGGTATGCTCTCGCCGGAATTCCCCGTAGTTTCCCAAAGACCGTTCAGAGCTCCGCACCATACCGCGTCTACGGTTTCACTTGTAGGTGGTTCACAGCGTCCGGGCGAAATTTCACTTGCTCTAAACGGCATCTTATTTCTTGACGAACTTGGCGAATATCCCCTGAAATTACTGGAAGTATTAAGACAGCCCCTTGAAGACGGGAAAGTAACCATATCAAGGGCTGATTTTTCTGCTGTATATCCTGTTAGCATGATTCTCATTACAGCATCTAACCCCAGCCCCAGCGGATATTTCCCTGATGATCCCCGCTGCACTGATACTCTGCGTGATATAAAAAGATATATAAAGAAATTCTCTGGGCCATTATTAGACCGTATGGATCTTTATGTAGAGCTGAAAAAGCTTTCCCATACAGAGATTTTGAGTATGACTAAGGGAGAATCTTCGTCTGAAATCAAGAAACGTGTTTTAAAAGCACGTAAAATACAGTATTTCAGATATAAAAGCATAAAATTAAATAAAGATATGAAAAAGAAAGACATAGAAAAATACTGTGAATTAACTGATGAAATGTTTGAGTTTTTGAACTCAGTAATAGAAAAATTTGATCTGTCTGCGAGAGCTTATGATAAAGTATTGAAAGTAGCAAGAACCATAGCAGACCTTGAAGGAACAGAAAATATACAAATACATCATTTATCTGAAGCTTTGAATTACAGGAAAAAATAA
- a CDS encoding GNAT family N-acetyltransferase, with product MREYFLKTKRLGFSHWKKEDIETAYSLWGDEKVTKYLSASGIFTREETSERLNLEIENERLYGIQYWPVFELETGEFTGCCGLRPYKNSEKIFEIGFHLKPEYWGKGYGKEAAEGMIKYAFEKLGAEKLFAGHNPANAASAKLLTKLGFTYTGDEYYEPTGLYHPSYIYEKNTYREIKERKSD from the coding sequence ATGAGAGAATATTTTCTAAAGACAAAACGTCTGGGATTTTCACACTGGAAAAAAGAGGATATAGAGACAGCGTATTCTTTGTGGGGAGATGAAAAAGTGACGAAATATCTGTCAGCATCTGGAATATTTACCAGAGAAGAAACATCGGAGAGATTAAATCTGGAAATAGAAAATGAAAGATTATACGGTATACAGTATTGGCCTGTCTTTGAGCTGGAAACAGGCGAGTTCACAGGATGCTGCGGACTGCGCCCGTATAAAAACAGTGAAAAGATTTTCGAGATAGGCTTTCATCTAAAGCCTGAATACTGGGGAAAGGGATACGGAAAAGAAGCAGCAGAAGGTATGATAAAATATGCTTTTGAAAAATTAGGGGCGGAAAAGCTTTTTGCAGGGCATAATCCGGCTAATGCAGCCTCGGCAAAACTTCTGACAAAACTCGGGTTCACCTATACAGGGGATGAATATTATGAACCCACAGGTTTATACCATCCTTCATATATTTATGAAAAAAATACTTACAGAGAAATAAAGGAGAGGAAAAGTGACTAA
- a CDS encoding type II toxin-antitoxin system RelE/ParE family toxin → MKGKKYNVEYTEKCLKQLKKMDKSESAYIVGWIKKKLINCENPRIHGKGLVGDHSGEWRYRIGNYRIIADINDDTVLILLLNIGHRKNVYK, encoded by the coding sequence ATGAAAGGAAAAAAATATAATGTTGAATATACTGAAAAATGTTTAAAACAACTGAAAAAAATGGATAAAAGTGAAAGTGCTTATATTGTTGGATGGATAAAAAAGAAACTTATTAATTGTGAAAATCCTAGAATACATGGTAAAGGATTGGTAGGAGACCATTCAGGAGAATGGAGATATAGAATAGGAAATTACAGAATTATTGCAGATATTAATGATGATACAGTTCTTATCTTACTTTTAAATATTGGTCATAGGAAGAATGTGTATAAATAA
- a CDS encoding DUF4189 domain-containing protein, with the protein MRKLLLFTLVLFGILSVQSLAWNYGCGENIPPDVCGASNGGNSSGDSWIITPTIGAVAIDPDTGKWASISNTTDRKAAKNSVLERCGADCKVIMVDSKRCVGVAYSKGDKAFGSDSATDNIGGIGYNTRVQRSNEKALKKCEKSGGKSCKVIVNVCAVEGTTKY; encoded by the coding sequence ATGAGAAAATTATTGTTATTTACATTAGTCTTATTTGGAATCTTGAGTGTACAATCTTTAGCATGGAATTACGGATGCGGAGAAAATATCCCGCCTGATGTGTGCGGTGCAAGCAATGGCGGTAACAGCAGCGGTGATTCATGGATTATAACGCCGACTATAGGAGCAGTTGCTATAGACCCTGACACAGGAAAATGGGCAAGTATTTCCAATACTACAGATAGAAAAGCGGCTAAAAACAGTGTATTGGAACGTTGTGGTGCTGACTGCAAAGTTATTATGGTAGACAGCAAAAGATGTGTTGGTGTTGCTTATTCCAAAGGCGATAAAGCTTTCGGCTCTGACTCTGCTACAGATAATATCGGCGGAATCGGTTATAATACACGTGTACAGAGATCTAATGAAAAAGCACTGAAAAAATGTGAGAAAAGCGGCGGAAAAAGCTGTAAAGTAATAGTAAATGTCTGTGCTGTAGAAGGAACCACTAAATATTGA
- a CDS encoding helix-turn-helix transcriptional regulator produces the protein MVTSRLRILMAENKIRSISELYRCLDQSNLYISRQTLQRITQDEGVNKMNFDTILKLMKFFNCSLTDLFEIDWDTV, from the coding sequence ATGGTTACATCTCGATTAAGAATTTTAATGGCTGAAAATAAAATAAGAAGTATTTCAGAATTATACAGGTGTTTAGACCAAAGTAACCTGTACATATCAAGGCAGACTTTGCAAAGAATAACACAGGATGAAGGTGTTAACAAAATGAATTTTGACACTATTCTAAAACTTATGAAATTCTTTAACTGTTCTCTTACTGATCTATTTGAAATTGACTGGGACACTGTTTAG
- a CDS encoding heavy-metal-associated domain-containing protein, with product MKKSIKINGICCSGCTSKIENALKGLTETEKVEINPAEGIVSLELSRDVDNELIENIITSSGHYTVTEII from the coding sequence ATGAAAAAATCTATTAAAATAAATGGAATTTGTTGTTCAGGGTGCACATCAAAAATAGAAAATGCACTAAAGGGTCTTACAGAAACAGAAAAGGTGGAAATCAATCCTGCGGAAGGTATTGTTTCGCTTGAATTATCAAGAGATGTTGATAATGAGTTGATAGAAAATATTATTACCAGTTCAGGACATTATACTGTTACAGAAATAATTTAG
- a CDS encoding DMT family transporter: MRTKKEISGHLFALTAILVWGTTFTSTKILLRSFAPVEILFFRFIIGFTVLFILCPHKISVKNVRQEFIFAAAGFCGITMYFLMENIALLHTTASNAGVIVSLSPFFTGILSFYFSDEEKPDASFFIGFVIALAGIALISFNGMVNLNLNPMGDFLALLAAFFWSLYSILMKKASKFGYSNLESTKRVFFYGLFFMIPAILMSDFKWEFIRFADPVNLFNIIFLGAGASALCFAAWNTAVNILGAVKTSVYIYIVPIVTVLSAAAVLGEKLTVVSVCGVIITFAGLLISENKINFKKVKYFGKAEE, from the coding sequence ATGAGAACAAAAAAAGAAATATCGGGACATCTTTTTGCATTAACTGCAATATTGGTATGGGGAACAACTTTTACTTCAACTAAAATATTATTAAGAAGTTTTGCTCCTGTGGAAATATTGTTTTTTCGTTTTATTATAGGATTCACTGTTCTTTTTATACTATGTCCGCATAAAATATCAGTGAAAAATGTAAGGCAGGAATTTATATTCGCAGCCGCGGGATTCTGCGGAATAACAATGTATTTTCTTATGGAAAATATAGCATTGCTGCATACTACAGCTTCCAATGCGGGAGTAATCGTATCATTGTCACCGTTTTTTACAGGGATTTTATCGTTTTATTTTTCAGATGAAGAAAAACCTGATGCGAGTTTTTTCATTGGTTTTGTTATAGCTTTGGCAGGGATAGCACTTATATCCTTTAACGGAATGGTTAATTTGAATTTGAATCCAATGGGAGATTTTTTAGCTTTACTTGCAGCATTTTTCTGGTCGCTTTACTCTATACTAATGAAAAAAGCCAGTAAATTCGGATATAGTAATCTGGAAAGTACAAAGCGTGTATTTTTTTACGGATTGTTTTTTATGATTCCAGCTATACTAATGTCTGATTTTAAATGGGAATTTATCAGATTTGCAGATCCGGTAAATTTATTTAATATTATATTTTTGGGAGCCGGGGCTTCGGCTTTGTGTTTTGCAGCATGGAATACAGCTGTTAATATACTCGGTGCCGTAAAAACAAGCGTGTATATTTATATAGTACCGATAGTTACAGTTTTGAGTGCGGCGGCAGTTTTGGGAGAAAAACTTACTGTTGTTTCTGTATGTGGAGTGATTATTACGTTTGCGGGACTGTTGATTTCAGAAAATAAAATAAATTTTAAGAAAGTAAAGTATTTTGGAAAAGCGGAAGAATAA
- the trxA gene encoding thioredoxin, producing the protein MSKVFHYNGEDFKGEVVSAKGITLVDFFATWCGPCQMLGPVLDDLSEEVDYKVVKVDVDQSRDLAAEYGVRSVPTMFIFKDGEVAEQMIGFLTKDEIKDKINSHL; encoded by the coding sequence ATGAGCAAAGTTTTTCATTATAACGGTGAAGATTTTAAAGGTGAAGTGGTAAGTGCAAAAGGAATAACTCTTGTAGATTTTTTTGCTACATGGTGCGGTCCTTGTCAGATGCTCGGACCAGTATTGGATGATTTATCAGAAGAAGTTGATTATAAAGTAGTAAAAGTAGATGTGGATCAGTCAAGAGATCTGGCAGCTGAGTACGGAGTAAGAAGTGTACCGACTATGTTCATTTTCAAAGACGGGGAAGTTGCAGAACAGATGATAGGATTCCTGACAAAAGACGAAATAAAAGATAAAATAAACAGTCATTTATAG
- a CDS encoding DUF1254 domain-containing protein, which translates to MSKSKLFSVALLALMLTTAGYSAGTAAAPAKTTTAAAKTVNAENIELTEAYVKEVGKMSYFWGWPMANMYNRYMITSQNTTIGLQVGKVPAAPLNHIAMLHDYADPTGRIVACPNQDVVYGQSMMSLDKDAVIVQVPDFKGRFWVYQIVNQRTDSIAELGSMYNSKPGFYMIVGPDWKGTVPKEVIKVFHSDTKIAYAVPRIFMNDTAEDKKDVQQFINKIDIYPLSEFDGKMKERSWADLPILPVAASQGGSEEVKWVDPAKFVDELPAILQDVPPLAGEESLYATMKTVLEAVKNNPKLKEAFTQGAIEADNELVTPLFQFSNYGTKLKDNWTTTSNGAEFGTDYYTRTAAAKSNIFINKSNETKYFYQDFDSNRVRLNGSSKYTVTFAKGQTPPVNGFWSLTLYNSAHFFEPNDINRYSLGTKNKDLKYNKDGSLTLYVQAEKPSKDKESNWLPAPKSGDFSLYVRAYWPKEAINSGQWTPPAVVKVK; encoded by the coding sequence ATGTCAAAATCTAAATTATTTTCTGTAGCGCTATTGGCATTAATGCTGACAACAGCGGGATACTCGGCAGGAACTGCCGCTGCTCCTGCGAAAACAACTACCGCAGCTGCAAAAACTGTAAATGCTGAAAACATAGAACTTACAGAAGCATATGTAAAAGAAGTAGGTAAAATGTCATATTTTTGGGGCTGGCCAATGGCAAATATGTATAACAGATATATGATAACTTCACAAAATACTACAATTGGATTACAGGTAGGAAAAGTTCCCGCTGCACCGCTTAATCATATTGCAATGCTTCACGATTATGCAGACCCTACGGGAAGAATAGTAGCATGCCCTAATCAGGACGTAGTTTACGGGCAGTCAATGATGTCTCTTGACAAAGATGCTGTTATAGTACAGGTTCCGGATTTTAAAGGAAGATTCTGGGTTTATCAGATAGTAAACCAAAGAACAGATTCTATAGCAGAATTAGGTTCTATGTATAATTCAAAACCGGGATTCTATATGATAGTAGGGCCTGACTGGAAAGGAACGGTACCGAAAGAAGTAATCAAAGTATTTCATTCTGATACAAAAATTGCATATGCAGTACCTAGAATATTCATGAATGACACTGCAGAAGATAAAAAAGATGTACAGCAGTTTATTAATAAGATAGATATTTATCCGCTTTCAGAATTTGACGGAAAAATGAAGGAAAGAAGCTGGGCTGATTTACCAATATTGCCTGTGGCTGCATCACAAGGCGGAAGTGAAGAAGTGAAGTGGGTAGACCCCGCTAAATTTGTGGATGAGCTTCCTGCTATATTACAGGATGTACCGCCGTTAGCCGGGGAGGAAAGCCTTTATGCCACTATGAAAACTGTACTTGAAGCAGTAAAGAATAATCCGAAATTAAAAGAAGCCTTCACTCAGGGAGCAATAGAAGCTGACAATGAATTAGTAACACCATTGTTCCAATTCAGCAACTACGGAACTAAGCTGAAAGATAACTGGACAACTACAAGTAACGGAGCAGAGTTCGGAACAGATTATTATACAAGAACAGCAGCGGCAAAATCTAATATTTTTATAAATAAATCTAATGAAACAAAATATTTTTATCAGGATTTTGATTCAAACAGAGTAAGATTAAACGGAAGCAGCAAATATACAGTAACATTTGCAAAAGGGCAGACACCGCCTGTAAACGGCTTCTGGTCATTAACATTATATAATTCAGCTCACTTTTTTGAGCCGAATGATATAAACAGATATTCATTAGGTACAAAGAATAAAGATTTGAAATATAATAAAGACGGGTCGCTGACATTATATGTCCAGGCGGAAAAACCGTCGAAAGACAAGGAAAGCAACTGGCTTCCTGCACCAAAAAGCGGAGATTTCTCTCTGTATGTAAGAGCTTACTGGCCTAAAGAGGCGATAAACAGCGGACAGTGGACACCTCCAGCAGTAGTTAAAGTTAAATAG
- the relB gene encoding type II toxin-antitoxin system RelB family antitoxin has product MNLNHTQTIQARVKSEEKKVIENYAKMNNISVSDLIRKTLLEKIEDEIDLDIYKKEMARYKKNSKTYSQADIEKELDL; this is encoded by the coding sequence GTGAATTTAAATCATACTCAAACAATACAGGCTAGAGTTAAATCAGAAGAAAAAAAGGTTATTGAGAATTATGCGAAGATGAATAATATATCTGTGTCTGATCTAATAAGAAAGACTTTATTGGAAAAAATCGAAGATGAAATAGATTTAGACATATATAAAAAAGAGATGGCAAGATATAAAAAAAATTCGAAAACATATTCGCAGGCGGATATTGAAAAAGAATTGGATTTATAA
- a CDS encoding N-acetyltransferase, which translates to MKNIILLEMKKNMIDSYVDLFINTFTKEPWNDVYESREQVVDFFNNHFGNNYFTGYAAMLGDKVVALSVGFKKPWINGTEYYIDEFCVSYEMQGSGIGSWFIREIEEDIEKKGMNAIILNTEAGYPAQKFYEKNGFNVIDGLVILAK; encoded by the coding sequence ATGAAAAATATAATCTTATTGGAAATGAAGAAAAATATGATAGACAGTTATGTTGATTTATTTATTAATACATTTACTAAAGAGCCGTGGAATGATGTGTATGAATCCAGAGAGCAGGTAGTTGATTTTTTTAATAATCATTTTGGAAATAATTATTTTACAGGTTACGCAGCAATGCTGGGTGATAAAGTTGTTGCTTTAAGTGTTGGTTTTAAAAAGCCGTGGATTAATGGAACAGAGTATTACATTGATGAGTTCTGCGTGAGTTATGAAATGCAGGGCAGCGGTATAGGAAGCTGGTTTATACGGGAGATTGAAGAGGATATAGAAAAAAAGGGAATGAACGCTATAATTTTAAATACGGAAGCAGGGTATCCGGCACAGAAATTCTATGAGAAAAACGGATTTAATGTAATAGACGGACTGGTAATTTTGGCTAAATAG
- a CDS encoding GNAT family N-acetyltransferase: MEYLFINGKKYGFAKDYREDNELREEYNKLTEKTYGFSFEAWYQNGYWGEKHIPYTLFDEGTAVSNVSVNKIKFSILGEEKNYVQIGTVMTDKKYRNQGLSRYLMERVIKEIESECDLIYLFANKSVLDFYPKMGFREAKEYNYSKDISYLKTNAQVKRLDMNNSENKEFLYRKVRDSIPLFKVSMLGNPELVMFYCTLFMKNFVYYIENLDIIVIAEYDGNVLYLYDVFSSKKIDLDNIIDIMSLAETEKAVLGFAYEGSHYQNVLKTDRDNVLFVYSRDKIIFDSNKLKFPDLSHT; this comes from the coding sequence ATGGAATATTTATTTATAAACGGGAAGAAATACGGTTTTGCAAAAGATTACAGGGAAGACAATGAACTGCGGGAAGAGTATAATAAATTAACTGAGAAAACATATGGATTTAGTTTTGAAGCATGGTATCAGAACGGATACTGGGGAGAAAAGCACATACCTTATACATTGTTCGATGAAGGAACTGCAGTTTCTAATGTTTCTGTGAATAAGATAAAGTTTTCTATTTTGGGAGAAGAGAAAAATTATGTGCAGATAGGAACTGTTATGACTGATAAGAAATACAGAAATCAGGGATTGAGCCGTTATCTTATGGAAAGGGTAATAAAGGAGATAGAGTCAGAGTGTGATCTGATATATCTTTTTGCCAATAAAAGTGTTCTTGATTTTTATCCGAAAATGGGATTTAGGGAAGCTAAAGAATATAATTATTCTAAGGATATAAGTTATTTGAAAACGAATGCTCAAGTAAAAAGACTTGATATGAATAATTCAGAAAATAAAGAGTTTTTATACAGAAAAGTCAGAGACAGTATACCTTTATTCAAAGTATCAATGCTGGGAAATCCTGAGCTTGTTATGTTTTACTGTACGCTTTTTATGAAAAATTTTGTGTATTATATCGAAAATCTTGATATTATTGTTATTGCTGAATATGACGGAAATGTACTTTATTTATATGATGTTTTTTCTTCCAAGAAAATTGACTTGGATAATATTATAGACATAATGTCTTTAGCTGAAACAGAAAAAGCCGTGCTGGGGTTTGCATATGAGGGTAGTCATTATCAGAATGTGCTGAAAACTGACAGAGATAATGTGTTGTTTGTTTACAGCAGAGATAAAATTATTTTTGACAGCAATAAACTGAAATTTCCTGATTTATCTCATACCTAA
- a CDS encoding AraC family transcriptional regulator, translated as MGLEKRRVYLDRELEAEAYWFYGIMQKFPNHFHEYYVIGFVENGQRRLYCKNKDYIINPGDMVVLNPFDSHTCLQVNDEALDWRCINIKKEVMKEAVEKIYGYDYLPVFSKTVFSDDEILSLLKELHSMIVIGSESSETRRAVFYKIIEKLFEKYTEQDQNDEITATAEIRRLCRYMENNYCQKLSLDDFSKIAGQNKFTLLRNFNKIHGLTPYQYLETIRIEKARIYLEEGSTPAETALNTGFSDQSHFTRFFKSLIGLTPKQYQKLYKESI; from the coding sequence ATGGGACTTGAAAAGCGCCGGGTATATTTGGACAGGGAACTGGAAGCAGAAGCTTACTGGTTTTATGGAATAATGCAGAAATTTCCTAATCATTTTCATGAATATTACGTTATAGGTTTTGTAGAAAACGGACAGCGTCGTTTGTACTGCAAAAATAAAGATTATATAATAAATCCGGGAGATATGGTGGTGTTGAATCCTTTTGACAGTCATACATGCTTGCAGGTTAATGACGAGGCACTTGACTGGCGGTGCATTAATATAAAAAAAGAAGTAATGAAGGAAGCTGTGGAAAAAATCTATGGTTACGATTATCTGCCGGTATTTTCAAAAACAGTTTTTTCAGATGATGAAATACTATCTCTGCTGAAAGAACTGCACAGCATGATTGTTATCGGCTCAGAGAGCAGCGAAACAAGAAGGGCAGTATTTTATAAAATTATTGAAAAGTTATTTGAAAAATATACAGAACAGGACCAAAATGATGAAATAACAGCAACAGCCGAAATAAGACGTTTATGCAGATATATGGAGAATAATTACTGCCAGAAGCTGTCACTTGATGATTTCAGCAAAATAGCAGGACAGAATAAGTTTACTCTGCTTAGAAATTTTAATAAAATACATGGTTTAACACCTTATCAGTATTTGGAAACAATCAGGATAGAGAAAGCCAGAATATATCTGGAAGAAGGCAGTACACCGGCAGAAACAGCTTTGAATACAGGTTTTTCTGATCAGAGCCATTTTACAAGATTTTTTAAGAGCCTTATCGGGCTTACACCAAAACAGTATCAAAAATTATATAAAGAAAGTATTTGA
- a CDS encoding N-glycosylase/DNA lyase, which translates to MKVNKELDSEIKKIYKEIGNDVDKRLGEFKEVWEKGGEEDIFAEVAFCVLTPQSKARNAWKAIGILKENGLLFDGEAEEIAEHLNIVRFKNNKAKYLVELRNLMTRDGKLMPKTILSEQGDVFQTRKWIFDNIKGMGMKEANHLLRNLGFGRDIAILDRHILRNIAALGVIDEVPKSITEKNYYEIESKMREYSKKSKITMDKLDLILWYKEAGEIFK; encoded by the coding sequence ATGAAGGTAAATAAAGAACTGGACAGTGAAATAAAAAAGATATACAAGGAAATAGGGAATGATGTAGATAAAAGACTGGGTGAATTTAAGGAGGTTTGGGAAAAGGGAGGTGAAGAAGATATCTTTGCCGAAGTCGCTTTTTGCGTACTGACGCCGCAGTCTAAAGCCAGAAATGCATGGAAGGCAATAGGTATATTAAAGGAAAACGGGCTGCTGTTTGACGGTGAAGCTGAAGAAATAGCAGAACATCTTAATATTGTGAGATTTAAGAATAATAAAGCAAAGTATCTCGTGGAGCTGAGAAACCTTATGACAAGGGACGGCAAGCTTATGCCGAAGACAATTCTCAGTGAGCAGGGCGACGTATTCCAGACAAGAAAATGGATTTTTGATAATATCAAGGGTATGGGTATGAAAGAAGCTAACCATCTTTTGAGAAATCTGGGATTCGGACGTGATATAGCTATTCTGGACAGACATATACTTCGGAATATAGCAGCTTTGGGAGTAATTGACGAAGTACCTAAGTCTATTACAGAAAAAAATTATTATGAAATAGAGAGTAAAATGAGAGAATATTCCAAAAAATCAAAAATTACAATGGACAAATTAGACCTGATTCTGTGGTATAAAGAGGCAGGGGAGATATTTAAGTAA